A region from the Pseudopipra pipra isolate bDixPip1 chromosome 8, bDixPip1.hap1, whole genome shotgun sequence genome encodes:
- the WBP1L gene encoding WW domain binding protein 1-like isoform X5 yields MGVNNQSYICETGHCCGQSQCCNYYYELWWFWLVWTIIIILSCCCVCHHRRTKHRLQAQQRQHEINLIAYREAHNYSALPFYFRFLPNYLLPPYEEVVNRPPTPPPPYSALHQQCIPAGSSSTIPDTPRSLQPAQSSSAAPISNNSSTDSTGAPGLGDPEPSTTMLVERAVAKMQSAEPGGTSMGAELVERAGPDKDTECKEELLKGYSSESLEQSSAIPDAKDKTPGRQRRFTGDSGIEVCVCNRGHHDDDLKEFDGLIDDALDGPLDFCDSCSGRPHGDEEEGLFSATEEQHREHSHHHLPRQPVCVLLNTINEQDSPNSCTNNSPS; encoded by the exons GGTTTTGGCTGGTGTggaccatcatcatcatcctcagCTGCTGTTGTGTTTGCCATCATCGACGCACCAAGCATCGGCTCCAGGCCCAGCAGCGGCAACACGAGATCAACCTGATCGCCTACCGGGAAGCCCATAACTACTCGGCCCTGCCGTTTTATTTCC GGTTTTTGCCAAACTATTTACTACCTCCTTATGAGGAAGTGGTGAACCGCCCGCCGACCCCCCCGCCACCATACAGTGCCTTACATCAGCAGTGCATCCCAGCAGGCAGCAGTAGCACAATCCCAGACACGCCAAGGagcctgcagccagcacagagcagctctgcagcacccatCAGCAATAACAGCAGTACTGACAGCACCGGGGCCCCCGGCCTCGGCGACCCCGAGCCCTCCACCACCATGCTGGTCGAGCGAGCAGTTGCCAAAATGCAAAGCGCCGAGCCCGGCGGTACCAGCATGGGAGCCGAGCTAGTGGAGAGGGCCGGTCCCGATAAGGATACAGAGTGCAAGGAGGAACTGCTGAAAGGTTACAGCTCTGAAAGCTTagagcagagcagtgccatTCCTGACGCGAAGGACAAGACGCCGGGCAGGCAGCGCCGTTTCACCGGCGACTCGGGCATAGAAGTCTGCGTATGCAACCGGGGTCATCACGACGACGACCTCAAGGAATTCGACGGGCTCATCGATGATGCTCTGGACGGGCCCCTGGACTTCTGCGACAGCTGCAGTGGCCGTCCCCACGGGGACGAGGAGGAAGGGCTTTTCAGTGCCACCGAGGAGCAGCACCGCGAACACAGCCACCACCACCTGCCCCGGCAGCCGGTGTGTGTACTCTTGAACACAATAAATGAGCAGGACTCTCCAAACTCTTGCACCAATAACTCCCCCAGTTAA